Proteins encoded in a region of the Passer domesticus isolate bPasDom1 unplaced genomic scaffold, bPasDom1.hap1 HAP1_SCAFFOLD_320, whole genome shotgun sequence genome:
- the CLASRP gene encoding CLK4-associating serine/arginine rich protein: protein MWHEARKHERKLRGMMVDYKKRAERRREYYEKIKKDPAQFLQVHGRACKVHLDSAVALAAESPVNMMPWQGDTNNMIDRFDVRAHLDFIPMYTPGPAQSPEQESDERKCNYERYRGLVQNDFAGISEEQCLYQIYIDELYGGLQKPNEDEKKKLAEKKASIGYTYEDSTVEELENSLEKRAGDEEDSEEDSNTDEDEVIPDIDVEVDVDELNQEQVADLNKQATTYGMAEGDFVRMLRKDKEEAEAIKNAKALEEEKAMYSGRRSRRQRREFREKRLKGRKISPPSYARRDSPTYDPYKRSPSESSSESRSRSRTPSLGHEEKITFITSFGGSDEEPPRGPRRPRRPRPRPPRLPGAAARLGGARSLGAGPQSLLPVRAARRSSSSSSSSSSSRSSSSSSCSSASRHSRGSRPPFRRSRGLFRGRRRSRSRSRSRSRSRSRSRSRSRRYSRGGSRGGSRERRSRSPERAHRHRRRSRSVRAASPLWDTLAQPGTRLGHFGTRSHHFGPLWDQFGSVWDSLGPVWDQVTPVWDTLGPGHTRLGHFGTAWDQFGTRSHHFGTGLVPVHTRLGQFGTIWDQFGTGSHHFGTRSHHFGTLWDWFGTLWDEVTPLWDTLGPIWDQVTRVWDTLGPVWDILGPVWDSLGPVHTTLGQVWDQFGTSSHRFGTVWGQVTPLWGRLWTVWDRFTLVWDGLGTGLGRFEAGFGILWDQFTPVWDTLGPVDTGLGQLGTSSRWFGDTLGPFGDRFGTLWDQFGSVPVSLGEFTPV from the exons ATGTGGCACGAGGCGCGCAAGCACGAGCGCAAGCTGCGGGGGATGATGGTGGACTACAAGAAACGCGCCGAGCGCCGCCGCGAGTACTACGAGAAAATC AAGAAGGACCCGGCGCAGTTCCTGCAGGTGCACGGCCGCGCCTGCAAGGTGCACCTGGACTCCGCCGTGGCCCTGGCAGCCGAGAGCCCCGTCAACAT gatGCCCTGGCAGGGGGACACCAACAACATGATCGACAGGTTCGACGTCCGCGCTCACCTGGATTTCATCCCCATGTACACCCCcggccctgctca GTCACCGGAGCAGGAGTCGGACGAGCGCAAATGCAACTACGAGCGGTACCGGGGCCTGGTGCAGAACGACTTCGCTGGCA TCTCGGAGGAGCAGTGCCTGTACCAGATCTACATCGACGAGCTCTACGGGGGCCTGCAGAAACCCAACGAGGATGAGAAGAaaaa GCTGGCGGAAAAAAAGGCTTCCATAGGCTACACCTACGAGGACAGCACggtggaggagctggagaatTCCCTGGAAAAACGAGCCGGGGACGAGGAGGACTCCGAGGAAGACTCCAACACCGACGAGGACGAAGTGATCCCGGACATCG AcgtggaggtggacgtggatgAGCTGAACCAGGAGCAAGTGGCCGACCTGAACAAGCAGGCCACCACCTACGGCATGGCCGAGGGGGATTTCGTCAG GATGCTgaggaaggacaaggaagaGGCCGAAGCCATCAAAAACGCCAAGgccctggaggaggagaaggccATGTACTCG ggccgccgctcccgccggcAGCGCCGGGAATTCCGGGAGAAGCGGCTGAAAGGCCGGAAAATCAGCCCCCCCAG CTACGCCCGCCGGGACAGCCCCACCTACGACCCCTACAAACG CTCCCCGTCGGAATCCAGCTCGGAGTCGCGCTCCCGCTCCCGCACGCCGTCGCTGGGCCACGAGGAGAAGATCACCTTCATCACCAGCTTCGGCGGCAGCGACGAGGAGCCCCCCCGGGGCCCCCGGCGCCCCCGGCGCCCccggccgcgcccgccgcggcTCCCGGGAGCGGCAGCGCGGCTCGGCGGCGCCCGGAGCCTCGGCGCCGGCCCACAGAGCCTCCTCCCGGTGCGTGCCGC GCGccgctcttcctcctcctcctcgtcctcctcctcctcgcgctcctcctcctcctcctcgtgcAGCTCGGCCTCCCGCCACTCCCGCGGCTCCCGCCCGCCCTTCCGCCGCTCCCGGGGCCTCttccggggccgccgccgctcccggagccgctcccgcagccgcagccgctcccgcagccgctcccggagccgctcccgccgctactcccggggggggtcccggggggggtcccgggagCGCCGCTCCCGCTCCCCGGAGCGCGCCCACCGCCACCGCCGCCGCTCCAGGTCAGTGCGCGCCGCGTCGCCGCTTTGGGACACTTTGGCACAGCCTGGGACCCGTTTGGGACACTTTGGGACCAGGTCACACCACTTTGGGCCACTTTGGGACCAGTTCGGGTCAGTTTGGGACAGCCTGGGACCAGTTTGGGACCAG GTCACACCGGTTTGGGACACTTTGGGACCAGGACACACCCGTCTGGGACACTTTGGGACAGCCTGGGACCAGTTTGGGACCAGGTCACACCACTTTGGGACCGGTTTAGTACCAGTTCACACCCGTCTGGGACagtttgggaccatttgggacCAGTTTGGTACGGGTTCACACCATTTTGGGACCAGGTCACACCACTTTGGGACACTTTGGGACTGGTTTGGGACACTTTGGGACGAGGTCACGCCGCTTTGGGACACTTTGGGACCGATTTGGGACCAGGTCACACGGGTTTGGGACACTTTGGGACCggtttgggacattttgggaccgGTTTGGGACAGTTTAGGACCAGTTCACACCACTTTGGGACAGGTTTGGGACCAGTTTGGAACCAGTTCACACCGGTTTGGGACAGTTTGGGGCCAGGTCACACCACTTTGGGGCCGGTTATGGACAGTTTGGGACCGGTTCACACTGgtttgggatggtttggggACCGGTTTGGGACGCTTTGAGGCCGGTTTTGGGATACTTTGGGACCAGTTCACACCGGTTTGGGATACTTTGGGACCAGTTGACACCGGTTTGGGACAGTTGGGGACCAGTTCACGCTggtttggggacactttgggacCGTTTGGGGACCGGTTTGGGACACTTTGGGACCAGTTCGGGTCAGTTCCGGTCAGTTTGGGAGAGTTCACACCAGTTTGA